The following are encoded together in the Salmonella enterica subsp. enterica serovar Choleraesuis genome:
- the hmuV gene encoding hemin import ATP-binding protein HmuV, with product MAESVLSARRLNFNVQGRSLINNVSVELYPGEMVALIGPNGAGKSTLLRLLTGFQTPSSGECLLGNQSMNGLSPEYLARRRAVMRQQAELAPGWRVEQIIALGRSPWGHQPDKHKIEQVIELTGCTQLIGNDYGRLSGGEMQRVQLARALVQLWHDDGPRGWLFLDEPTAALDLYHQQHLLRLLKTLTQRHPLHVSIVLHDLNLAALWADRMLLLHQGELKCQGTPGEVLQTDNLTRWYRADLGVTAHPHCPVPQVYLQP from the coding sequence GTGGCTGAATCTGTATTATCTGCCCGCAGGCTTAACTTTAATGTTCAGGGGCGCAGCCTGATAAACAACGTATCGGTCGAGCTTTACCCCGGTGAAATGGTTGCGCTCATTGGACCAAACGGGGCCGGAAAATCAACCTTGTTGCGTCTGCTGACCGGTTTTCAGACCCCGAGCAGCGGTGAGTGCCTGCTCGGCAACCAGTCCATGAATGGTCTTTCGCCAGAATACCTGGCGCGGCGGCGGGCGGTGATGCGCCAGCAGGCTGAGCTAGCGCCCGGCTGGCGAGTTGAGCAGATTATTGCTCTTGGCCGTTCGCCCTGGGGCCATCAGCCTGATAAACATAAGATTGAACAGGTGATAGAGCTCACCGGCTGTACCCAACTTATCGGCAACGATTATGGCCGCCTGTCCGGCGGTGAAATGCAGAGAGTGCAGCTGGCGCGGGCCCTGGTGCAGTTATGGCACGATGATGGCCCTCGCGGCTGGCTGTTCCTCGATGAACCTACCGCCGCGCTCGATCTCTATCATCAGCAGCATCTGCTGCGATTGCTTAAAACGCTGACTCAGCGCCATCCGCTACATGTCAGTATCGTCCTGCACGATCTCAACCTGGCCGCACTGTGGGCTGACCGAATGCTGTTATTGCATCAGGGGGAGCTAAAATGTCAGGGTACGCCGGGTGAAGTGCTCCAGACCGATAATCTTACCCGCTGGTATCGGGCCGATTTGGGCGTTACCGCTCACCCGCACTGCCCGGTACCACAGGTCTATCTCCAGCCCTGA
- a CDS encoding endopeptidase, which yields MKHFWLMALFALFLAGCSHHQAPPPNARLSDPIAVIAGLNEQLASWHGTPYRYGGMSRRGVDCSGFVSLTFRDRFALQLPRDTRHQAKIGTEIDKDELLPGDLVFFKTGEGDSGLHVGIYDTDNNFIHASTSRGVMRSSLDNVYWSKKFWQARRI from the coding sequence ATGAAGCATTTTTGGTTGATGGCGCTCTTTGCGCTGTTCCTGGCGGGTTGTAGCCATCATCAGGCCCCACCGCCGAATGCACGGCTGTCGGATCCCATTGCGGTTATTGCCGGGTTAAATGAGCAGCTGGCAAGCTGGCATGGCACTCCATACCGCTACGGCGGGATGAGCCGTCGGGGCGTGGACTGCTCGGGTTTTGTTTCTCTGACTTTCCGCGACCGCTTCGCGCTTCAGCTGCCGCGCGATACCCGCCACCAGGCAAAAATTGGTACCGAAATCGATAAAGACGAACTGTTGCCTGGCGATCTGGTGTTCTTTAAAACCGGAGAGGGGGATAGCGGTCTGCATGTGGGTATTTATGATACCGACAACAACTTTATCCATGCGTCTACCAGCCGCGGCGTAATGCGTTCTTCTCTTGATAATGTCTACTGGAGCAAAAAATTCTGGCAGGCCCGACGCATCTGA
- the ydiU gene encoding UPF0061 protein YdiU, with amino-acid sequence MNPQFTHHWRDRLPGCSVDVVPTPLDNARLLWRNDALARSLGAEQLATHGAGVFGGEELLPGMLSVAQVYSGHQFGVWAGQLGDGRGLLLGEQQLADGTSLDWHLKGAGLTPFSRMGDGRAVLRSTIREYLASEAMHGLGLPTTRALSIVTSDTPVYRERVEPGAMLIRIAESHLRFGHFEHFYYQGAQDKVQMLADYAIDRHWPHLREEQGRYLLWFKDIVARTGRLIAGWQATGFAHGVMNTDNMSLLGLTLDYGPFGFMDDYQPDLICNHSDHQGRYAFDNQPAVGLWNLQRLAQSLSGLIDAAALNDALEGYQTALLTEYGLRMRARLGLMTQQEGDNALLNELFSLMARERSDYTRTFRLLSFVEQSQASTPLRDEFIDRAQFDSWYGRYRQRLQADGVSDEQRRNAMLAVNPALVLRNWLAQRAIEGVEQGNTEELARLSAALAAPFSDCDEDLTRRPPDWGRHLEVSCSS; translated from the coding sequence ATGAACCCACAATTTACCCATCACTGGCGCGACAGGCTGCCCGGTTGCAGCGTCGATGTCGTCCCAACTCCGTTGGACAATGCGCGTTTGCTGTGGCGCAACGATGCGCTTGCCCGTTCGCTGGGGGCAGAACAGCTGGCGACTCACGGCGCAGGCGTTTTCGGTGGCGAGGAACTGTTGCCCGGGATGCTGTCGGTAGCGCAGGTCTACAGCGGGCATCAGTTTGGCGTCTGGGCCGGTCAGCTCGGCGACGGACGTGGATTACTGCTGGGCGAACAGCAACTGGCCGATGGAACCTCTCTGGACTGGCATCTGAAAGGAGCCGGACTAACGCCATTTTCACGGATGGGCGATGGCCGGGCGGTATTGCGCTCGACGATTCGCGAGTATCTGGCTTCAGAAGCCATGCATGGGCTGGGGCTGCCTACCACCCGGGCTCTGTCCATTGTCACCAGCGATACGCCGGTCTATCGCGAGCGCGTCGAACCGGGTGCGATGCTGATTCGCATCGCTGAAAGTCATCTGCGCTTTGGCCATTTTGAGCATTTTTACTATCAGGGCGCCCAGGATAAAGTGCAGATGCTGGCCGATTACGCTATTGACCGCCACTGGCCACATTTGCGCGAGGAACAGGGCCGTTATCTGCTGTGGTTTAAAGATATTGTCGCCCGTACCGGACGGTTGATTGCCGGCTGGCAGGCAACAGGCTTCGCTCATGGAGTGATGAATACCGATAACATGTCGCTTCTTGGGCTGACGCTGGATTACGGGCCATTTGGATTTATGGACGACTATCAGCCAGACTTGATTTGTAATCACTCCGACCATCAGGGGCGTTATGCGTTTGATAATCAACCGGCGGTCGGGCTGTGGAATTTGCAGCGTCTGGCTCAAAGTCTTTCGGGACTGATTGACGCCGCCGCCCTTAACGATGCGCTCGAAGGCTATCAGACAGCGTTATTAACCGAGTACGGCCTGCGGATGCGCGCCCGACTGGGCCTGATGACCCAGCAGGAAGGCGACAACGCATTACTTAATGAACTTTTTAGCCTGATGGCGCGTGAGCGTAGCGACTATACGCGTACTTTCCGGCTACTGTCGTTTGTGGAACAGAGCCAGGCCAGCACGCCGCTGCGCGATGAGTTTATTGACCGTGCACAGTTTGATAGCTGGTATGGCCGTTATCGTCAGCGTTTGCAGGCCGATGGTGTGAGTGATGAACAGCGGCGTAACGCCATGCTGGCGGTCAACCCGGCGCTGGTGCTGCGTAACTGGCTGGCACAGCGAGCGATTGAAGGGGTGGAGCAGGGAAATACCGAGGAGCTTGCGCGACTGAGCGCGGCTCTGGCCGCGCCGTTCAGCGATTGTGATGAAGATCTTACTCGCCGTCCGCCGGACTGGGGGCGACATCTTGAGGTCAGCTGCTCCAGCTAA
- the ihfA gene encoding integration host factor subunit alpha — protein MALTKAEMSEYLFDKLGLSKRDAKELVELFFEEIRRALENGEQVKLSGFGNFDLRDKNQRPGRNPKTGEDIPITARRVVTFRPGQKLKSRVENATPKND, from the coding sequence ATGGCGCTTACAAAAGCTGAAATGTCAGAATATCTGTTTGATAAGCTTGGGCTTAGCAAGCGGGATGCCAAAGAGCTGGTAGAGTTGTTTTTCGAAGAGATCCGTCGCGCTCTGGAAAACGGCGAGCAGGTAAAGCTCTCGGGTTTTGGTAACTTTGACTTGCGTGACAAGAACCAACGTCCTGGGCGTAATCCCAAGACTGGTGAAGATATTCCCATTACGGCACGCCGTGTTGTCACCTTCAGACCGGGACAGAAGTTAAAAAGCCGGGTCGAAAACGCGACACCAAAGAACGATTAG
- the btuC gene encoding vitamin B12 import system permease protein BtuC, protein MLTYAQRLRRRERTWLLLLCISVIAITLLSLCTGEQWFGPAQWASEAGRLFVWEIRAPRTLAVLLVGAALALSGAVMQALFANPLAEPGLLGVSNGAGLALVATLLFGHGVLPAWALGVAAIIGATLVTVLLLWFARRHLSISRLLLAGVALGIICSALMTWAVYFSSSLDLRQLLYWMMGGFGGADWRQGWLMALLVPVILWLCVQSQPLNLLALGESSAVQLGLPLVLWRSILVAATGWLVGVSVALAGAIGFIGLVIPHLLRLSGLSDHRILLPACALAGAGVLLAADIIARMALTAAELPIGVVTATLGAPLFIWLLLKAKS, encoded by the coding sequence ATGCTTACCTATGCCCAACGCCTGCGGCGTCGCGAGCGCACCTGGCTCCTGTTGCTTTGTATCAGCGTTATTGCGATTACGCTGCTGAGCCTGTGCACTGGCGAGCAGTGGTTTGGGCCTGCTCAGTGGGCAAGTGAGGCCGGGCGGCTATTTGTCTGGGAGATCCGCGCGCCGCGTACACTGGCAGTGCTATTAGTGGGAGCGGCCCTGGCACTTAGCGGGGCCGTGATGCAGGCGCTATTTGCCAACCCGCTGGCGGAGCCGGGACTGCTGGGTGTTTCTAACGGAGCAGGGCTGGCGCTAGTTGCGACTCTGTTATTTGGGCATGGGGTTCTTCCTGCATGGGCGCTGGGCGTGGCGGCAATTATCGGTGCAACTCTGGTGACTGTGTTACTGCTGTGGTTTGCCCGCCGCCATTTGTCGATTAGCCGCCTGCTGCTGGCGGGCGTTGCTCTGGGAATTATTTGCAGCGCGCTAATGACCTGGGCGGTCTATTTCTCAAGCAGTCTGGATTTGCGCCAGCTTTTGTACTGGATGATGGGCGGATTTGGCGGTGCGGACTGGCGTCAGGGATGGCTGATGGCGCTCCTGGTGCCGGTTATTCTCTGGTTATGCGTCCAGTCACAGCCGCTAAACCTGCTGGCGTTAGGGGAAAGCTCGGCTGTGCAGTTAGGCCTGCCGCTGGTGCTGTGGCGTAGTATCCTGGTGGCGGCCACCGGCTGGCTGGTCGGCGTCAGCGTAGCGCTGGCGGGAGCGATTGGGTTTATTGGCCTGGTTATTCCTCATCTGCTACGTCTGAGCGGGCTCAGCGATCATCGTATTTTGCTGCCAGCCTGCGCCCTGGCCGGAGCCGGAGTGCTGCTGGCCGCAGATATTATCGCCCGTATGGCGTTAACCGCCGCCGAACTGCCGATAGGCGTAGTGACCGCAACGCTGGGCGCACCGCTGTTTATCTGGCTATTATTAAAGGCCAAATCATAA
- the hmuU gene encoding hemin transport system permease protein HmuU — protein MMATVRQPRRIMLGLTLVLLALTLAAAGFGALKLPLHILWDPQESALRAIWWQIRLPRVLLAVLVGGALALAGCVMQGLFRNPLADPGLLGISSGAALTVGLYVVLPLTLPPLLILYAPMLAAFVGSLIVTLIIFMLSQSASASLPRLLLVGVAINALCGAALGVLSWISNDSQLRTMSLWSMGSLGQAQWPTLLACASFILPCALLAWRLAARLNLLQLGEEDAHYLGVDVRATQRLLLFASALLVAAAVAVSGIIGFVGLVVPHLMRLWLGADHRFLVPGSLLAGSMLLLIADTVARTAVAPAEMPVGLLTSLIGGPVFLWLLLNRGGHRG, from the coding sequence ATGATGGCTACAGTGCGCCAGCCTCGGCGGATCATGCTGGGGTTAACTCTGGTGCTGCTAGCGCTTACGCTGGCGGCAGCCGGGTTTGGCGCGCTTAAACTACCCCTGCATATACTCTGGGACCCTCAGGAGAGCGCGCTGCGCGCTATCTGGTGGCAGATTCGCTTACCCCGGGTGTTGCTGGCAGTTTTGGTAGGCGGTGCGCTGGCGCTGGCTGGCTGTGTCATGCAGGGACTGTTCCGTAATCCGCTGGCCGACCCAGGCCTGCTGGGGATCAGCAGCGGTGCGGCGTTAACGGTAGGGCTTTATGTGGTGTTGCCGCTAACTTTGCCGCCGCTGCTGATATTGTATGCGCCGATGCTGGCGGCTTTCGTTGGCAGCCTGATTGTGACGCTAATTATTTTTATGCTCAGCCAGAGCGCCAGCGCCTCACTGCCACGTCTGCTACTGGTGGGAGTGGCTATCAATGCTCTGTGCGGCGCGGCGCTTGGCGTGCTGTCCTGGATTAGTAATGACAGCCAGCTACGTACCATGTCGCTTTGGAGTATGGGCAGCCTGGGGCAGGCTCAATGGCCTACGCTTCTGGCCTGCGCCTCTTTTATCCTGCCCTGCGCCCTGCTCGCCTGGCGGCTGGCGGCGCGTCTTAATCTTTTGCAGCTAGGCGAAGAGGACGCACATTACCTCGGCGTAGACGTACGGGCGACCCAGCGTTTGCTGCTGTTTGCCAGTGCGCTGCTGGTGGCGGCAGCTGTTGCGGTGAGCGGCATTATTGGCTTTGTCGGGCTGGTGGTGCCACATCTGATGCGGCTATGGCTGGGTGCAGATCATCGTTTTCTGGTGCCCGGTTCGTTGCTGGCTGGATCTATGTTGCTATTGATTGCCGATACCGTGGCCCGAACCGCGGTGGCCCCGGCTGAAATGCCGGTTGGGTTATTAACCAGCCTTATTGGCGGCCCGGTATTCCTGTGGTTACTGCTAAACCGTGGAGGACACCGTGGCTGA
- the btuE gene encoding thioredoxin/glutathione peroxidase BtuE, whose amino-acid sequence MQHLDYATVLKTIDGRDTTLAEWRGKVLLVVNVASQCGLTPQYEGLQQLYQSHKDKGLVVLGFPCNQFLGQEPGTEQEIQNYCTTTWDVTFPLFAKTEVNGPGRHPLYRQLVAAAPQAQAAPGSEFYQRMVSKGRAPKEPGDILWNFEKFLVNGEGQVLGRFAPDMTPDNPLLVSAIDRALA is encoded by the coding sequence ATGCAGCACCTGGATTACGCAACCGTACTAAAAACGATTGATGGCCGGGACACTACCCTGGCGGAGTGGCGCGGCAAAGTGCTGCTGGTGGTTAATGTGGCTTCGCAATGCGGGCTAACCCCGCAATATGAAGGGCTGCAACAGCTTTATCAGAGTCATAAGGATAAGGGACTGGTCGTGCTCGGCTTCCCATGCAATCAGTTTCTGGGCCAGGAGCCTGGCACGGAGCAAGAGATCCAAAATTACTGCACCACGACCTGGGATGTGACTTTCCCGCTATTTGCTAAAACAGAAGTTAATGGCCCGGGGCGTCATCCTCTGTATCGCCAGCTGGTGGCGGCAGCCCCCCAGGCTCAGGCCGCGCCGGGAAGTGAGTTTTATCAGCGAATGGTGAGTAAAGGACGGGCACCGAAAGAGCCTGGAGATATTTTGTGGAATTTTGAAAAATTCCTGGTGAATGGCGAGGGACAGGTGCTCGGGCGTTTTGCACCGGATATGACGCCTGATAATCCGCTGCTGGTATCGGCTATCGATCGCGCGCTGGCTTAA
- the btuD gene encoding vitamin B12 import ATP-binding protein BtuD, producing the protein MAPLLTIQDLSVAGRLGPFNAEVFAGERLHLIGPNGAGKSTLLSCMAGLQPAQGKITFAGQALTSWTPQMLARLRAFCPQQQLPPFSQPLWHFLSLHQSQLDDEGLADIAGALGLADKLNRSVNALSGGEWQRARLAAVLLQVDPRLNAEGRLLLLDEPFNNLDVAQQAALDSLLDKLSQRGLAIVLSSHDLNHTLHHAQRVWLMQDGNLAMCGEPKLVVKPENLRKVWDLSFHMVEAEGQHFILVPGADPGLPAQAWEAKLP; encoded by the coding sequence ATGGCACCGTTGCTGACCATCCAGGATTTATCGGTAGCCGGACGGCTGGGGCCGTTCAACGCAGAGGTATTCGCCGGAGAGCGGTTACATCTGATAGGCCCTAACGGGGCGGGTAAAAGCACGCTGTTGTCCTGTATGGCCGGATTACAGCCAGCACAGGGCAAGATAACGTTTGCGGGACAGGCACTGACTTCGTGGACTCCACAGATGCTGGCGCGTTTACGCGCTTTTTGCCCACAGCAACAGTTACCGCCGTTTTCCCAGCCTTTATGGCACTTCCTCTCATTACACCAATCACAACTGGATGATGAGGGGCTGGCCGATATTGCCGGGGCGCTGGGGCTGGCGGATAAACTTAACCGTTCGGTTAATGCGCTGTCCGGCGGTGAATGGCAACGCGCGCGGCTGGCGGCGGTGTTATTGCAGGTTGACCCGAGGCTTAATGCCGAAGGCCGCCTGCTGCTGCTTGATGAGCCGTTCAATAATCTGGATGTGGCCCAGCAGGCGGCTCTGGATAGTCTGCTGGATAAGCTAAGTCAGCGGGGGCTGGCGATAGTCTTATCCAGCCACGATTTGAACCATACCTTGCACCACGCCCAGCGTGTATGGCTGATGCAGGACGGGAATCTGGCAATGTGTGGGGAGCCGAAGCTGGTGGTGAAGCCAGAAAATTTGCGCAAGGTATGGGATTTGTCTTTTCACATGGTAGAGGCTGAAGGCCAGCATTTTATTCTGGTGCCCGGTGCGGATCCTGGGTTGCCAGCGCAGGCCTGGGAGGCTAAATTACCGTAA